From the genome of Lotus japonicus ecotype B-129 chromosome 6, LjGifu_v1.2, one region includes:
- the LOC130722653 gene encoding protein CELLULOSE SYNTHASE INTERACTIVE 1-like — MATALTWRFAASNGSSSLPANDLEKNGDGKAQDSEPPIPYPVLKMELRERSSNSMEDPDGTLASVAQCIEKLRQSSSSMQEKEYFLKQLLELIDMRENAFSAVGSHSQAVPVLVSLLRSGSLNVKIQAATVLGSLCKENELRVKVLLGGCIPPLLGLLKSSSAEGQVAAAKTIFAVSQGGAKDHVGSKIFSTEGVVPVLWEKLQKGVQNDSVVDSLLTGALKNLSSSTERFWNATLQAGGADILVKLLTTGQSSTLANVCFLLACMMMEDASVCSKVLTAEATKQLLKLLGPGNDAPVRAEAAGALKSLSAQCKDARKEIANSNGIPALINATIAPSKEFMQGEYAQALQENAMCALANISGGLSYVISSLGQSLESCSSPTQIADTLGALASALMIYDDKAESARASDPLVVEQSLLNQFKPHLPLVVQERTIEALASLYGNPILSLKLANSDAKRLLVGLITMAANEVQDELLKALLTLCNGECNLWHALQGREGVQLLISLLGLSSEQQQECAVALLFLLSIANDESKWSITAAGGIPPLVQILESGSVKAKEDSATILRNLCDHSEDIRACVESADAVPALLWLLKNGSPNGKEIAAKTLNHLIHKSDTATISQLTALLTSDLPESKAYVLDALRSMLSVVALNDLLREGSAASDAIDTMIKILSSTKEETQAKSASALAGIFEMRKDVRESSIAVKTLWSVMKLLTVESESILMESSRCLATIFLSIKENREVAAIARDVLSSLVALASSPVLEVAELAICAVANLILDSEIAEKAVAEEVILPATRVLREGTISGKTHAAAAIARLLHSRKVDYAINECVNRAGTVLALVSFLDSAMNGPVVTSDALEALAILSRSEETSAHSKPAWAVLAEFPKSISPIVLSIADSTPVLQDKAIEILSRLCKDQPVELGDAVATASGSISSIAKRVINSTSTNVKVKIGGAAILICAAKVNHQRLVEDLNLSNLCANLVQSLVDMLISSQITLGNQGDDDKEVISICRYTHEEVNDGNSNTGTRIISGVNLAVWLLSILACHDEKCKIAIMEAGAVEVLTDRIANCFSLYSQIDYKEDSSMWICALLLAILFQDRDIIRAHATMKSVPALANLLKSEESANRYFAAQSIASLVCNGSRGTLLSVANSGVAGGLISLLGCADTDIQDLLELSEEFYLVPYPDQVALERLFRVDDIRVGATSRKAIPALVDLLKPIPDRPGAPFLALGLLTQLARDCPSNKIVMVESGALEALTKYLSLGPQDATEEAATDLLGILFSSPEIRRHESAFGAVTQLVAVLRLGGRAARYSAAKALENLFSADHIRNAETARHAVQPLVEILNSGLEREQHAAIAALVRLLSENPSRALAVADVEMNAVDILCRILSSDCSMDLKGDAAELCCVLFGNIRVRSTMAAARCVEPLVSLLVTEFSPAHHSVVLALDRLVDDEQLAELVAAHGAVIPLVGLMYGRNYVLHEAISRALVKLGKDRPACKMEMVKAGVIESMLDILHEAPDYLCAAFTELLRILTNNASIAKGPSASKVVEPLFYLLTRQEFGPDGQHSALQVLVNILEHPQCRADYTLTSQQVIEPLIPLLDSPISAVQQLVAELLSHLLLEEHLQRDPVTQQVIGPLIQVLGSGIHILQQRAVKALVSIATVWPNEIAKEGGVIEISNVILQADPSIPHALWESAASVLATILQFSSEFYLEVPVAVLVRLLRSGSESTVIGTLNALLVLESDDGSSAEAMAESGAIEALLELLRSHQCEDTAARLLEVLLNNVKIRETKVTDSAILPLSQYLLDPQTQAQQARLLATLALGDLFQNEGLARTPDAVLACRALVNVLEDQPTEEMKVVAICALQNLVMYSRSNKRAVAEAGGVQIVLDLIGSSDPETSVQAAMFIKLLFSNHTIQEYASSETVRAITAAIEKDLWATGTVNDEYLKALNSLFSNFPRLRATEPATLSIPHLVTSLKTGSEATQEAALDTLSLLRQAWSACPAEVSRAQSIAAADAIPLLQYLIQSGPPRFQEKAEFLLQCLPGTLVVIIKRGNNMKQSVGNPSVYCKLTLGNTAPRQTKVVSTGPNPDWDESFSWSFESPPKGQKLHISCKNKSKMGKSSFGKVTIQIDRVVMLGAVAGEYTLSPESKSGPSRNLEIEFQWSNK, encoded by the exons ATGGCCACCGCACTGACTTGGAGGTTTGCTGCCAGCAATGGCAGCAGCAGTCTTCCTGCTAATGATTTG GAAAAAAATGGTGACGGGAAGGCTCAAGATTCAGAGCCTCCAATTCCCTATCCtgttctgaagatggaattgaG AGAACGTAGCAGCAACAGCATGGAAGATCCAGATGGAACATTAGCAAGTGTAGCTCAGTGCATTGAGAAGCTGCGCCAAAGCTCATCTTCTATGCAAGAGAAAGAGTATTTCTTGAAGCAGTTATTGGAGCTTATTGATATGCGTGAAAATGCTTTCAGTGCTGTTGGATCTCACTCTCAGGCAGTTCCAGTACTTGTTTCCCTCCTCCGGTCAGGTTCGTTGAATGTAAAGATACAGGCAGCAACTGTCTTGGGCTCTCTTTGTAAAGAAAATGAACTGAGGGTGAAAGTCTTGCTGGGAGGATGCATTCCTCCTTTGCTTGGTCTACTCAAGTCCAGTTCTGCTGAAGGTCAAGTAGCTGCTGCAAAGACAATTTTTGCTGTCTCTCAAGGTGGTGCCAAAGATCATGTTGgatcaaaaatattttcaactgAAGGAGTTGTCCCAGTGCTTTGGGAGAAGCTGCAAAAGGGCGTGCAGAATGACAGTGTAGTCGATAGTTTATTAACTGGAGCACTGAAAAATCTCTCCAGCAGTACTGAGAGATTTTGGAATGCCACACTACAGGCTGGTGGAGCTGATATATTAGTGAAGTTACTAACAACAGGACAGTCTAGCACTTTAGCTAATGTGTGCTTCTTACTTGCCTGTATGATGATGGAGGATGCATCTGTTTGTTCAAAGGTGTTGACAGCAGAGGCAACGAAACAACTCCTCAAACTTTTAGGCCCTGGTAATGATGCCCCTGTTAGGGCTGAAGCAGCAGGTGCTCTTAAATCTCTATCTGCTCAGTGCAAAGACGCTAGGAAAGAGATAGCCAATTCTAATGGAATTCCCGCTTTAATTAATGCAACCATAGCTCCTTCCAAAGAGTTTATGCAAGGTGAGTATGCTCAAGCGTTACAAGAGAATGCTATGTGCGCCCTAGCGAACATCTCTGGTGGTTTGTCTTATGTCATCTCCAGCCTTGGTCAAAGCCTTGAATCATGCTCCTCACCAACCCAAATTGCTGACACATTAGGGGCTTTAGCTTCAGCTCTTATGATATATGATGACAAGGCGGAATCTGCTAGAGCATCAGATCCTTTGGTAGTTGAGCAGTCATTACTCAATCAATTTAAACCTCACTTGCCCTTAGTTGTGCAGGAACGGACCATTGAAGCCTTAGCTAGTTTGTATGGCAATCCTATTCTCTCACTTAAACTTGCAAATTCAGATGCAAAACGTTTGCTTGTTGGTTTAATAACAATGGCTGCTAATGAAGTGCAAGATGAGCTTCTAAAAGCTCTCTTGACATTGTGCAATGGTGAGTGCAACCTATGGCATGCACTTCAAGGCCGTGAAGGAGTTCAGCTATTGATATCTCTTCTGGGTCTTTCATCAGAACAGCAGCAAGAATGTGCTGTTGCCCTGCTTTTCCTTTTATCTATTGCAAATGATGAAAGTAAGTGGTCCATTACTGCTGCTGGTGGTATACCTCCACTTGTTCAAATTTTGGAGTCAGGATCTGTAAAAGCAAAGGAAGACTCAGCAACAATCCTTAGGAATCTATGTGATCACAGTGAGGATATACGTGCTTGTGTTGAAAGTGCTGATGCTGTTCCTGCATTATTGTGGCTATTGAAGAATGGAAGCCCTAATGGGAAAGAGATTGCAGCCAAGACCTTGAATCATTTAATTCACAAATCTGATACCGCAACTATCAGTCAACTTACAGCATTATTGACTAGTGATCTACCTGAATCTAAGGCTTATGTCTTAGATGCTTTGAGAAGTATGCTTTCTGTTGTTGCTCTTAATGATCTTCTACGTGAAGGTAGTGCTGCCAGTGATGCAATCGACacaatgataaaaatattgagCTCAACCAAGGAAGAAACTCAGGCAAAGTCTGCATCAGCTCTGGCAGGAATTTTCGAAATGAGGAAGGATGTGCGTGAAAGCAGCATTGCTGTTAAAACTCTTTGGTCAGTCATGAAGTTGCTTACTGTTGAATCTGAAAGTATCTTAATGGAGTCCTCGCGCTGCCTGGCTacaatatttctttccattaaAGAGAACAGGGAGGTAGCTGCTATTGCTAGAGATGTGTTATCCTCCCTAGTTGCGCTGGCTAGCTCTCCAGTTTTGGAAGTGGCGGAGCTGGCAATATGTGCTGTGGCAAATCTTATTTTGGATAGTGAGATTGCTGAGAAAGCTGTTGCAGAAGAAGTTATATTGCCTGCTACAAGAGTATTGCGTGAAGGTACCATTTCTGGAAAAACACATGCAGCAGCAGCCATTGCTCGCCTCTTACATTCTAGGAAAGTTGATTACGCTATAAACGAGTGTGTGAATCGTGCCGGTACTGTTCTTGCATTAGTTTCTTTCCTAGATTCTGCTATGAATGGACCTGTTGTCACTTCAGATGCTCTAGAAGCACTTGCCATTTTGTCCAGGTCAGAAGAAACCAGTGCACATAGTAAACCTGCTTGGGCAGTTTTGGCTGAATTCCCTAAAAGCATAAGCCCAATAGTTCTATCTATTGCTGATTCAACGCCAGTGTTGCAGGATAAAGCTATTGAAATATTATCTCGATTATGTAAGGATCAGCCTGTTGAGTTAGGAGACGCAGTTGCTACTGCCTCTGGGTCTATATCATCAATTGCTAAGAGGGTAATCAATTCCACTTCTACAAATGTAAAGGTCAAAATTGGGGGAGCTGCAATTCTTATTTGTGCTGCTAAAGTAAATCACCAGAGGCTGGTGGAGGATCTAAATTTATCAAACTTGTGTGCTAATCTTGTTCAGTCTCTAGTTGATATGCTTATATCTTCACAGATTACTTTGGGTAACCAGGGTGATGATGACAAGGAAGTCATCAGCATTTGTAGGTATACACATGAAGAAGTCAATGATGGTAACTCCAACACTGGCACTCGCATTATATCTGGTGTCAACTTAGCTGTATGGTTACTGTCAATTCTTGCTTGCCATGATGAAAAATGTAAAATTGCAATAATGGAGGCTGGAGCAGTTGAGGTTCTCACTGATAGGATCGCAAATTGTTTCTCACTATATAGTCAG ATTGACTATAAAGAAGATAGCAGCATGTGGATTTGTGCTTTGTTGTTGGCAATATTATTTCAAGATAGGGATATCATAAGAGCACATGCAACTATGAAATCTGTACCAGCCCTTGCCAATTTATTGAAGTCTGAGGAATCAGCAAACAGATATTTTGCTGCGCAATCAATAGCTAGCCTAGTCTGTAATGGTAGTAGGGGAACCCTTCTATCTGTGGCAAACTCCGGGGTGGCAGGTGGACTTATCTCCTTACTTGGCTGTGCTGATACCGATATACAGGATCTTCTGGAATTGTCAGAGGAATTTTATTTGGTGCCCTATCCTGATCAAGTTGCCCTTGAGAGGTTGTTTAGAGTTGATGACATAAGAGTTGGTGCCACTTCTCGGAAGGCAATACCTGCCCTCGTTGACCTTCTCAAACCAATTCCAGATCGCCCAGGAGCACCATTTTTAGCACTTGGGCTTTTGACTCAGCTTGCTAGAGACTGTCCATCGAATAAGATTGTAATGGTGGAGTCTGGGGCCTTAGAGGCACTTACTAAGTATCTTTCATTAGGTCCACAAGATGCAACGGAAGAAGCTGCAACAGATCTGTTAGGAATTTTGTTTAGCAGTCCTGAGATACGGAGACATGAGTCCGCATTTGGTGCTGTTACCCAACTTGTAGCTGTCCTACGTTTAGGAGGAAGAGCTGCAAGGTATAGTGCTGCAAAAGCCTTGGAAAATTTATTCTCTGCTGATCACATTAGAAATGCTGAGACTGCTAGACATGCTGTTCAACCCTTGGTGGAGATTCTTAATAGTGGCTTAGAGAGAGAGCAGCATGCTGCAATTGCTGCGTTAGTTAGGTTACTGAGTGAAAACCCTTCAAGGGCACTTGCTGTTGCAGATGTTGAGATGAATGCAGTAGATATTCTATGCAGGATACTTTCATCAGATTGTTCAATGGACCTGAAAGGGGATGCTGCTGAATTATGTTGTGTTCTTTTTGGAAATATAAGGGTTCGGTCCACGATGGCTGCTGCGCGCTGTGTTGAACCCTTGGTCTCACTCCTTGTAACTGAGTTTAGTCCTGCGCATCATTCAGTTGTCCTTGCATTGGATAGGCTTGTTGATGATGAGCAACTGGCGGAACTAGTTGCTGCACATGGTGCTGTAATTCCTCTCGTAGGCCTAATGTATGGTAGGAACTATGTACTTCATGAGGCCATTTCCAGAGCTCTGGTCAAGTTAGGAAAAGACAGGCCTGCTTGTAAAATGGAAATGGTGAAAGCTGGAGTTATTGAAAGCATGCTTGACATTCTTCATGAAGCACCTGATTATCTGTGTGCAGCCTTTACAGAATTGTTACGTATTCTGACCAATAATGCGAGCATAGCCAAAGGGCCATCAGCTTCTAAAGTGGTTGAACCCCTTTTTTATTTGCTGACTAGACAAGAATTTGGGCCTGATGGACAGCACAGTGCATTGCAGGTTTTGGTTAATATCTTAGAACATCCACAGTGTCGGGCTGACTACACTTTGACTTCTCAGCAAGTTATTGAGCCCCTCATCCCCTTGCTCGATTCTCCAATATCAGCAGTGCAACAGTTGGTTGCTGAACTTCTCTCACATCTACTTTTAGAAGAACACCTTCAGAGGGATCCAGTGACACAGCAAGTAATTGGCCCTCTTATACAAGTTCTTGGTTCTGGCATACATATATTGCAGCAGAGAGCTGTAAAGGCCCTCGTCAGTATTGCAACTGTATGGCCAAATGAAATTGCGAAAGAAGGTGGTGTTATAGAAATTTCCAACGTGATATTGCAAGCTGACCCATCCATTCCTCATGCTCTATGGGAGTCTGCTGCCTCGGTTTTGGCAACTATTCTGCAATTTAGTTCTGAATTCTACTTGGAAGTTCCTGTTGCTGTTTTGGTAAGGTTGCTTCGGTCTGGCTCAGAGAGCACAGTTATTGGTACATTAAATGCTCTTCTTGTGTTAGAAAGTGATGATGGAAGTAGTGCAGAAGCAATGGCTGAAAGTGGTGCCATAGAGGCTCTCTTGGAGCTTCTAAGATCTCATCAGTGTGAGGATACTGCTGCAAGACTCTTAGAAGTATTGCTGAACAATGTAAAGATCAGAGAAACAAAAGTAACTGACTCGGCCATCTTACCATTATCCCAGTACCTCTTGGACCCACAAACCCAAGCACAGCAAGCAAGATTATTAGCAACTTTGGCTCTTGGTGATCTATTCCAGAATGAGGGTCTTGCGCGGACACCTGATGCAGTTTTAGCTTGTCGTGCTTTAGTGAATGTTCTTGAGGACCAACCAACTGAAGAAATGAAAGTTGTAGCCATATGTGCTCTGCAAAACCTTGTGATGTACAGCCGATCAAATAAGAGAGCAGTTGCAGAGGCCGGTGGTGTTCAAATTGTACTTGATCTGATAGGTTCAAGTGATCCTGAAACATCTGTTCAGGCTGCAATGTTTATTAAGCTTCTCTTTTCAAATCATACTATACAAGAGTACGCTTCTAGCGAAACAGTCAGAGCAATAACTG CTGCAATTGAAAAGGATTTATGGGCTACTGGAACTGTGAACGATGAGTATCTTAAAGCCTTAAATTCTCTATTTAGCAATTTCCCCCGGCTCAGAGCAACTGAACCAGCAACACTTAGCATTCCACATTTGGTTACATCTTTAAAGACAGGTTCAGAGGCTACTCAGGAAGCTGCCTTAGATACACTTTCTCTGCTCAGGCAAGCTTGGTCAGCATGCCCGGCAGAAGTTTCAAGAGCTCAGTCCATAGCAGCCGCAGATGCTATTCCTTTGTTGCAGTACTTAATCCAGTCTGGTCCACCTCGGTTTCAGGAAAAGGCAGAATTTTTATTGCAGTGTTTGCCAGGGACATTGGTGGTGATCATCAAGCGTGGTAATAATATGAAGCAGTCTGTTGGAAACCCCAGTGTTTATTGTAAGCTTACTCTTGGAAACACAGCTCCAAGGCAAACCAAG GTGGTCTCAACTGGCCCTAATCCGGACTGGGATGAGAGCTTTTCATGGTCCTTTGAGAGTCCTCCAAAAGGCCAGAAGCTTCACATTTCTTGCAAAAATAAGAGCAAAATGGGAAAG AGTTCATTTGGGAAAGTGACAATCCAGATTGATCGGGTGGTGATGCTGGGAGCAGTAGCTGGAGAGTACACTCTGTCTCCGGAAAGTAAAAGTGGCCCCTCAAGGAATTTAGAAATAGAATTTCAGTGGTCTAACAAGTGA